A single Parabacteroides timonensis DNA region contains:
- the lpxA gene encoding acyl-ACP--UDP-N-acetylglucosamine O-acyltransferase → MISPLAYVDAGAKLGANVTVHPFAYIDKNVEIGDGCEIMPHASIMSGARLGKNNRVFNGAVIAAEPQDFKYKGDTTLVVIGDDNVIRENVVINRATNPEGQTVIGNGCFLHEGVHVSHDTHVGNHCVFGYGSKISGNCFFEDYSIFGGNVLASQGSRIGTWSMTQTGCRFRKDVPPYIVAALEPTTYYGVNSVILSHQGVSEKIIKHISHAYRIIYQGNTSIFDALLMIKDQVPMSDEIQHIIDFINESKLGIIGR, encoded by the coding sequence ATGATTAGTCCGTTAGCTTATGTAGATGCCGGCGCCAAACTGGGAGCGAATGTTACTGTTCATCCTTTTGCCTACATCGATAAGAATGTAGAGATCGGTGATGGTTGCGAGATCATGCCTCATGCCAGCATTATGAGTGGTGCACGTTTAGGTAAGAACAATCGCGTGTTCAACGGGGCAGTGATTGCAGCAGAGCCTCAGGATTTCAAATATAAGGGTGACACTACGCTGGTTGTTATCGGCGATGACAATGTGATCCGTGAAAATGTTGTGATCAACCGTGCTACGAATCCGGAAGGACAAACGGTTATCGGTAATGGTTGTTTCCTGCACGAAGGCGTACATGTTTCGCATGATACCCATGTCGGCAACCATTGCGTATTCGGTTACGGCAGTAAGATTTCCGGTAACTGTTTCTTTGAAGATTATTCGATCTTCGGAGGTAATGTATTGGCAAGCCAGGGAAGCCGTATCGGAACCTGGTCGATGACACAGACCGGTTGTCGTTTCCGTAAGGATGTTCCTCCTTATATCGTGGCTGCTTTGGAGCCGACTACTTATTATGGCGTTAACTCCGTTATCCTGTCACATCAGGGAGTAAGTGAAAAGATCATTAAGCATATCAGCCATGCTTATCGTATCATCTACCAGGGCAATACAAGTATTTTCGATGCCTTGCTGATGATTAAGGATCAGGTTCCGATGAGCGATGAGATCCAGCATATTATTGATTTTATCAATGAGTCGAAACTGGGAATTATCGGAAGATAA
- a CDS encoding TolC family protein — protein MKKKQIIYMMCATALLSSCHIYKAYDRPDTISTDGIYRDPVSAADTLAADTTNMGNISWKEIFRDPKLQSLIEEGLANNVDMQAAVLRVEEAKALLTSARLSFLPSLNLAPQGSTTTIGNSSYAKAYTLPAAASWEVDLFGKLLNASRDQKTIYLQSQYSQQAVRSQLISGIANTYFTLLMLDRQVEITTETVDIYKENVRAMEAMKEAGMTTEAAVVQMKAVYHQVSSSLINLKRQVREVENSLSVLLAKAPQQIERGRLEDQYIPDELMAGVPLQLLENRPDVKIAEMSLASAYYTTNKARAAFYPGLNITATAGWTNGSGITVSNPGQFMFQALASLAQPIFNNGKLMANLKVSKAEEKIAQMNYQQKILEAGKEVSDALHLYDATNKMLVQDKEQIAQLEKAVEYTKALFQSAQSTYLEILSAQQSLLSAQLTEVSDNVQRMQAVINLYSAVGGGRE, from the coding sequence ATGAAGAAGAAACAAATTATATATATGATGTGTGCAACCGCTCTATTGAGCAGTTGCCACATCTATAAGGCATACGACCGTCCCGATACGATCAGTACAGACGGTATCTATCGCGATCCGGTTTCGGCTGCGGACACCTTGGCTGCCGATACGACCAATATGGGGAATATATCCTGGAAGGAGATTTTCCGTGATCCGAAGTTGCAGTCTCTGATTGAAGAAGGACTGGCGAATAATGTAGATATGCAGGCTGCCGTTCTTCGTGTGGAAGAAGCGAAAGCATTGCTGACTTCTGCACGTCTGTCGTTCCTGCCGTCGCTGAACCTTGCCCCGCAAGGATCTACTACGACAATCGGAAATTCCAGCTACGCCAAGGCATATACTTTGCCGGCAGCTGCAAGCTGGGAAGTCGATCTGTTCGGCAAACTGTTGAATGCAAGCCGTGATCAGAAAACGATCTATCTGCAAAGCCAGTATTCGCAGCAGGCAGTACGTTCACAGCTTATCAGCGGTATTGCCAATACTTATTTTACTTTGCTGATGCTCGACCGTCAGGTAGAAATCACTACTGAAACTGTCGATATCTATAAAGAAAATGTACGCGCGATGGAGGCTATGAAGGAGGCTGGTATGACCACTGAAGCAGCTGTTGTACAGATGAAAGCTGTATACCATCAGGTATCCTCGTCACTGATAAACCTGAAACGTCAGGTTCGTGAAGTAGAAAACTCATTGTCGGTACTGTTGGCAAAAGCACCTCAGCAGATCGAGCGTGGAAGACTGGAAGATCAATATATTCCGGATGAACTGATGGCCGGTGTTCCTTTGCAGTTGCTGGAAAACCGTCCGGACGTGAAGATCGCAGAAATGTCGCTTGCAAGTGCTTATTATACGACAAACAAAGCGCGTGCTGCCTTCTATCCGGGACTGAACATTACGGCAACAGCCGGTTGGACAAACGGTTCGGGTATCACAGTATCTAATCCGGGACAATTCATGTTCCAGGCATTGGCTTCTCTTGCACAGCCTATCTTCAACAACGGCAAGCTGATGGCTAACCTGAAAGTATCGAAAGCGGAAGAGAAGATCGCCCAGATGAATTATCAGCAGAAAATTCTGGAAGCCGGTAAGGAAGTTAGCGATGCACTGCATTTGTATGATGCAACCAATAAGATGCTGGTTCAGGATAAAGAACAGATCGCACAACTGGAAAAAGCGGTAGAATATACAAAAGCCCTGTTCCAGTCTGCTCAGTCCACTTATCTGGAGATCTTATCGGCTCAGCAGAGCCTTTTGAGTGCACAATTGACAGAAGTATCCGACAACGTTCAGCGTATGCAGGCTGTTATCAACCTGTACAGTGCTGTTGGTGGTGGGAGAGAGTAA
- a CDS encoding RagB/SusD family nutrient uptake outer membrane protein, with protein sequence MKMKSIYYYMLAGLTLSTSGCSSWLSEDDAPVMSYDYYETEAGVNAAITAAYGFLRWGVGGERFDVLTEHGTDLFTEGEDGSHRESYNKYATQLNPDDGILYEMWENHYKGISDANIAMQKILDSQDLLENVKSQSYAEMQFIRAYLYFDLVQQFGRIPLVTEGSFDIRTNFKRAPIADIYNLIISDLRNAAENLPVKVATKGRATCYSAAHLLSKVYLTRGSAINDQRGQQTTDMDSTLYYAEKVINSGAFTLQENFSSLWDISNQGNSEVVFAVQFTTEPMFNGDGNKQHLFWLSWYEDQPGMLRDIANGRPYRRHVATKKTMDDLFDRLHDSRFYKSFKWVYYANNVNTLPVWEPLSYDGTVYFNPDPSKGQIAGKLKFQHGDTAIYYTMEKTGFESNSDNMRKFRANYTYSYFPREMHSIRYFPSLVKYLDPNRPSVSEEKGSREWVRMRLAETYLLAAEAAGRKGEFDKAAEYINVIRKRAAWAEGEQKEQQIWLFEGGANDTKSTYEELKVTAADLKDDFITFILNERGRELLGETNRWEDLVRCELLYDWVKKYNPEAIHIKPYHKLRPIPQKHIDRLNSVGEISEEQNEGYY encoded by the coding sequence ATGAAAATGAAATCTATATATTACTATATGCTGGCAGGCTTGACACTCTCTACGTCAGGTTGCAGCAGCTGGTTAAGCGAAGATGATGCTCCGGTAATGTCGTACGACTATTACGAAACGGAAGCCGGAGTAAATGCAGCCATTACGGCCGCATACGGCTTTCTTCGCTGGGGAGTCGGAGGTGAACGTTTTGATGTCCTGACCGAACATGGTACGGACCTGTTCACAGAAGGGGAAGACGGTAGTCACCGCGAATCATATAACAAGTATGCGACACAACTGAATCCGGATGACGGTATTTTATATGAGATGTGGGAAAACCACTATAAAGGGATCAGTGATGCCAATATCGCCATGCAAAAAATTCTGGATTCACAGGATTTGCTTGAAAATGTGAAATCGCAAAGCTATGCAGAAATGCAGTTCATCCGTGCTTACCTTTATTTCGACCTGGTACAACAGTTCGGACGCATACCGCTGGTAACAGAAGGTAGTTTCGATATCCGTACGAATTTTAAACGTGCTCCGATAGCCGACATATATAATTTAATTATAAGCGATTTACGCAACGCCGCAGAAAACCTGCCGGTAAAAGTTGCGACCAAAGGACGTGCCACCTGCTATTCTGCCGCACATTTATTGTCGAAAGTTTATCTGACCAGGGGCAGTGCTATCAACGACCAGCGCGGCCAACAAACGACAGACATGGACAGTACGTTATATTACGCTGAAAAAGTAATCAATAGCGGAGCCTTTACTCTTCAGGAAAACTTCTCTTCCCTGTGGGATATCAGTAACCAGGGAAATTCGGAAGTCGTATTTGCCGTACAGTTCACGACAGAACCGATGTTTAACGGCGATGGAAACAAACAGCATCTATTCTGGCTGTCATGGTACGAAGACCAGCCGGGCATGTTGCGTGATATTGCTAACGGCCGTCCGTATCGTCGCCATGTAGCAACGAAGAAAACGATGGACGACTTGTTCGACCGTCTGCACGATTCACGTTTTTACAAAAGTTTTAAATGGGTATATTATGCCAATAACGTAAACACGCTGCCCGTATGGGAACCGCTGTCGTATGATGGTACTGTTTATTTCAACCCGGACCCATCCAAAGGACAGATCGCCGGCAAACTGAAGTTCCAGCATGGTGATACGGCTATCTATTACACAATGGAAAAGACCGGATTCGAATCCAACAGCGATAACATGCGTAAATTCCGTGCCAACTATACTTACTCTTACTTCCCCCGTGAAATGCATTCGATCCGTTATTTCCCGTCATTGGTCAAATATTTGGACCCGAACCGTCCTTCTGTTTCGGAAGAAAAAGGTTCACGCGAATGGGTTCGCATGCGTCTGGCTGAAACATATCTATTGGCAGCCGAAGCAGCAGGCCGCAAAGGTGAGTTCGACAAAGCTGCCGAATACATCAATGTGATCCGTAAACGTGCCGCATGGGCTGAAGGAGAACAGAAAGAACAACAAATCTGGCTCTTCGAAGGAGGTGCAAACGATACTAAAAGTACCTATGAGGAACTGAAAGTTACGGCGGCAGACCTGAAAGACGATTTTATCACATTCATCCTCAACGAACGGGGACGCGAATTGCTGGGAGAAACAAATCGTTGGGAAGACCTGGTTCGTTGCGAATTATTATATGACTGGGTGAAAAAATATAACCCGGAAGCTATTCATATAAAACCATATCACAAACTTCGTCCGATCCCGCAGAAACATATCGACCGCCTGAACTCGGTCGGAGAGATCAGCGAAGAGCAAAATGAAGGTTACTATTAA
- a CDS encoding Gfo/Idh/MocA family protein has translation MNNESINRRDFLKRIGAIEGGLLLLSSPWFSAFADVEHTTGNKARIGFIGPGSRGCFLLGFLAKNPKADIVAVCDIYQPSIDNALKIVPKAKVYKDYKALLENKEIDAVIIAVPLYLHKEIAIAAFEAGKHVFCEKALSMTVKDCWDMYMKHKETGKVFFTGQQRLFDPRYIKTMEMVHSGMFGEIEGIHTFWYRNGDWRREVPSPDMERFINWRLYKEYSRGLMTELGCHQLQIGSWAMRSIPNKVMGHGAITYWKDGREVDDNVSCIYVFDNGVKLTFDSIISNKFYGLEEQIMGHLGTVEPEAGKYYFETPAPAPGFLQLLNQMENSLFDSVAFAGTSWEPETAKSNSGQFILGKRPEGDGTSLLLDAYVEAVITGKQPEHIAEEGYYASAMTLLGYQAIEEGQILSFPDEYKLDYLNHKSPRS, from the coding sequence ATGAACAACGAATCAATCAACAGAAGAGATTTCCTGAAAAGAATTGGAGCGATAGAGGGAGGCTTATTACTACTTTCCAGTCCCTGGTTCTCCGCTTTTGCCGATGTAGAACACACGACGGGTAACAAAGCCCGAATAGGATTCATAGGACCGGGATCACGCGGATGCTTCTTATTAGGATTCCTTGCCAAAAATCCGAAAGCGGATATCGTCGCAGTATGCGACATTTATCAACCTTCAATCGATAATGCATTGAAGATAGTACCGAAAGCAAAAGTCTATAAAGACTATAAAGCTTTATTAGAGAATAAAGAAATCGATGCAGTCATCATCGCTGTCCCTTTGTATCTGCATAAAGAGATCGCTATCGCCGCATTCGAAGCCGGCAAACATGTCTTCTGCGAAAAAGCATTGTCCATGACAGTAAAAGATTGCTGGGATATGTATATGAAGCATAAGGAAACAGGCAAGGTCTTTTTCACCGGCCAACAGCGCCTGTTCGATCCCCGCTATATAAAAACGATGGAAATGGTTCATTCCGGCATGTTCGGAGAGATCGAAGGTATCCATACATTCTGGTACAGAAACGGCGACTGGCGCCGCGAAGTTCCCTCCCCGGATATGGAACGGTTTATCAACTGGCGTCTCTATAAAGAATATTCCCGCGGCCTGATGACAGAACTGGGCTGCCACCAATTACAGATAGGAAGCTGGGCCATGCGCTCCATCCCCAACAAGGTGATGGGACACGGTGCTATTACCTACTGGAAAGACGGACGGGAAGTAGACGACAACGTCAGTTGCATTTATGTGTTCGATAACGGCGTAAAATTGACGTTCGATTCCATCATTTCCAACAAATTCTACGGACTGGAAGAACAGATCATGGGGCACTTGGGAACTGTCGAACCCGAAGCAGGAAAATACTACTTCGAGACGCCCGCTCCGGCTCCCGGATTCCTTCAACTCCTCAATCAGATGGAGAACAGTTTGTTCGATTCCGTTGCATTTGCCGGAACCAGTTGGGAACCGGAAACGGCCAAGAGCAACAGTGGCCAATTCATTCTCGGTAAACGTCCCGAAGGCGACGGAACCTCCCTCCTGCTTGATGCGTATGTGGAAGCAGTCATTACAGGTAAACAACCGGAACATATTGCCGAAGAAGGATATTATGCCAGTGCAATGACACTTCTGGGTTATCAGGCGATCGAAGAAGGGCAGATCCTCTCCTTCCCCGACGAATACAAACTGGATTATTTGAACCATAAAAGCCCGAGGTCATGA
- a CDS encoding TonB-dependent receptor has protein sequence MKQVFWSIVLLFFCSTMYAQDISQKISMNLQNVTLKEFFNKIEAQSSLSVVYRDIILSENPDIVVSVTDRPLQEVLNLVLEKHGLSYKISNKTIVIVKAPAKASGKQAEKTITGVVLDETGIPVIGANVVVKGTTNGTITDIDGNFTLNTASGESLLISYIGYLPVEVKVSNASKIDVLLKEDAQGLDEVVVVGYGTVKKRDLTGAVASVNAAKITAVPTTTAAEALQGRIPGVVVSNSNWSPGATPSVMIRGKRSIKASNDPLYVIDGVPVTGGMGEISPSDIESMEVLKDASATAIYGARGANGVILISTKQGKSGKTQIDYNGYVGAQTILNQLELWDGGEYAEYTREAYRNTANSAIRYNSDVASRDQDMVCPGFTRDPSIMESVMMGWGDNGVYDPSRVRTTHYMDNVTRTGMVTDHQLSIRGGGERTNFLASATYNKNNGIFKDEDYERYSIRLNLNHEINKYVKIGAQTQYSHATQQRGSGLASGWRLSPLAQLWDDKGELIPLPGSYNVYNTMMDLVPGAVDRPLKTTRYLGSYFLDIKLPVDGLKFRSNLGIDSRTVQDYEFRSAKTSNRGMGTSYAKNAVDKYTMFTLENMLFYDKTFNDKHTLGVTLLQSIQEDKKENVNVAMENLPSDNLKYYDLGSGLVTNTIGSSMVKWNMASFMGRINYNYLGRYLLTVSARYDGSSRLADGHKWVLFPSAALAWRINEESFMANTSGWLDNLKLRLGFGKTGNSAVDPYQTKGRLTLIRYPFDNGASETIGYAPNIMANSLLTWETTDQWNLGLDFGILKGRVNGTIDLYMQNTHDLLLERQLPVVSGFPNVLSNVGKTRNKGIEVSINTMNINTKDFQWSTDLMLSSNKEEIVELYNGKNDDIGSKWFIGQPVNVHYDYKKVGIWQNTEADLAEMAKFAANGTDFVPGDIKIEDVNGDHKITDADKQILGNPRPKLIASMVNTFNYKNFDLSVFLYASMGAMLYNDIYAVEHCGRNGGVKVDYWTPNNPTNAYPRPSIDEERPIYITSTYYEKADYLRVKTMTLGYTLPKDLTKKFMVEKLRVYFTAQNPFIFTNYTGIDPEAAKVDDSGNPKTDGSGFGTPSVSSWVFGINMTL, from the coding sequence ATGAAGCAAGTGTTTTGGAGTATTGTACTCCTATTCTTCTGTTCAACAATGTATGCGCAGGACATTTCGCAAAAAATATCAATGAATCTGCAGAATGTCACGCTAAAAGAGTTCTTTAATAAAATAGAAGCTCAATCTTCTTTATCCGTTGTTTACCGGGACATTATCCTGAGTGAAAATCCGGATATCGTAGTTTCAGTAACAGACCGTCCTTTACAGGAGGTCCTGAATCTAGTACTGGAAAAACACGGTCTTTCTTACAAAATCAGTAACAAGACAATTGTAATCGTTAAAGCTCCGGCTAAAGCTTCCGGCAAACAAGCGGAAAAAACAATTACCGGGGTTGTACTGGACGAAACAGGTATACCTGTGATTGGTGCCAATGTTGTTGTAAAAGGCACGACCAATGGTACAATAACCGATATCGACGGTAACTTCACCCTTAACACAGCCTCCGGAGAATCATTACTGATCTCTTACATCGGTTACCTTCCCGTAGAAGTAAAGGTATCGAACGCCAGCAAAATAGATGTTTTGCTGAAAGAGGATGCGCAGGGACTGGATGAAGTGGTTGTAGTCGGTTATGGTACCGTTAAGAAAAGAGACCTGACCGGAGCTGTCGCCTCTGTCAATGCCGCCAAGATCACGGCTGTTCCGACTACCACTGCTGCCGAAGCGCTGCAAGGACGTATCCCGGGCGTCGTAGTATCCAACTCAAACTGGTCGCCGGGGGCAACTCCTAGTGTAATGATCCGTGGTAAACGTTCTATTAAAGCCAGCAACGACCCATTGTATGTAATCGACGGTGTGCCCGTTACCGGCGGTATGGGAGAGATCAGCCCTTCGGATATCGAGTCGATGGAAGTATTGAAAGATGCCTCCGCAACAGCCATCTATGGTGCCCGTGGTGCTAACGGTGTTATCCTGATCAGTACCAAACAAGGCAAATCCGGCAAAACCCAAATTGACTACAACGGTTATGTGGGCGCACAAACCATCTTAAACCAGTTGGAATTATGGGATGGCGGAGAATATGCAGAATACACTCGTGAAGCTTATCGCAACACAGCAAACTCAGCGATACGATACAATTCGGATGTAGCTTCCAGAGATCAGGACATGGTTTGTCCGGGATTCACACGCGACCCGTCGATCATGGAATCCGTTATGATGGGTTGGGGCGACAATGGCGTTTATGATCCGTCACGGGTACGTACTACGCATTATATGGATAACGTAACCCGTACCGGTATGGTGACCGACCATCAGCTGAGTATCCGCGGTGGCGGCGAACGGACCAACTTCCTGGCTTCCGCTACTTACAATAAGAATAACGGTATTTTCAAAGATGAAGATTATGAACGTTACTCTATTCGTTTGAACCTGAATCATGAGATCAACAAGTATGTGAAGATCGGGGCACAGACACAATATTCACACGCTACTCAACAACGCGGTTCCGGACTTGCCAGTGGTTGGCGTTTAAGCCCCCTGGCCCAGTTGTGGGATGACAAGGGAGAACTTATCCCGTTACCAGGTTCTTACAATGTATATAATACGATGATGGACCTTGTTCCGGGAGCAGTTGACCGCCCGTTGAAAACGACCCGCTACTTGGGTAGCTATTTCCTGGATATCAAATTACCGGTCGACGGTTTGAAATTCCGTTCCAACTTAGGTATCGACTCTCGCACCGTGCAAGATTACGAGTTCAGATCGGCGAAAACAAGTAACCGGGGTATGGGTACTTCCTACGCTAAAAATGCCGTAGACAAGTATACGATGTTTACATTGGAAAATATGCTTTTCTATGATAAGACCTTTAACGATAAACACACATTGGGTGTAACCTTGTTGCAATCGATTCAGGAAGATAAAAAGGAAAATGTCAATGTCGCTATGGAAAACCTGCCGTCGGATAATCTTAAATATTACGATTTAGGATCAGGACTGGTGACCAACACGATCGGTAGCTCGATGGTTAAATGGAATATGGCATCGTTCATGGGACGTATCAATTATAACTATTTAGGACGGTATCTGTTAACTGTATCTGCCCGTTACGACGGTTCTTCCCGTTTGGCAGACGGACACAAATGGGTTCTTTTCCCTTCTGCCGCCCTGGCATGGCGTATTAACGAAGAATCTTTCATGGCCAATACATCCGGTTGGCTGGATAACCTGAAACTGAGACTCGGCTTTGGTAAGACAGGTAACTCGGCTGTAGATCCTTACCAGACAAAAGGCCGTTTGACATTGATCCGGTATCCATTTGACAACGGCGCTTCGGAAACAATCGGTTATGCACCCAATATCATGGCAAACAGTTTGCTGACATGGGAAACGACCGACCAGTGGAACCTCGGTTTGGATTTCGGAATTTTGAAAGGACGTGTCAACGGTACGATCGACCTATATATGCAGAACACACACGATCTGTTATTGGAACGCCAGTTGCCGGTTGTTTCCGGTTTCCCTAACGTGCTGTCAAACGTGGGCAAGACCCGCAATAAAGGTATAGAAGTTTCTATTAATACAATGAATATTAACACGAAAGACTTCCAGTGGAGCACGGATTTGATGCTGTCCTCAAACAAAGAAGAAATCGTCGAATTATACAACGGTAAAAATGATGATATAGGAAGTAAATGGTTCATCGGCCAGCCGGTCAATGTACATTATGATTATAAAAAGGTTGGAATCTGGCAGAACACCGAAGCCGACCTGGCTGAAATGGCAAAATTCGCAGCCAACGGTACCGACTTTGTTCCGGGAGATATCAAAATCGAGGATGTGAACGGTGACCATAAGATTACGGATGCCGATAAGCAGATACTTGGAAATCCGCGTCCGAAACTGATTGCCAGTATGGTAAACACCTTTAATTATAAGAATTTCGACCTGTCGGTCTTTTTGTATGCCAGTATGGGAGCCATGCTGTATAACGATATTTATGCAGTGGAACATTGCGGACGTAACGGTGGCGTAAAAGTAGATTATTGGACACCGAATAATCCGACGAACGCTTATCCTCGTCCCAGCATCGATGAAGAACGTCCGATCTATATTACATCCACGTATTATGAAAAGGCCGATTACCTGCGTGTAAAAACTATGACACTGGGATATACATTACCCAAAGACCTTACCAAGAAGTTCATGGTAGAAAAGCTGCGTGTATACTTTACCGCCCAGAATCCGTTTATCTTTACCAATTACACAGGTATCGATCCGGAAGCAGCCAAGGTAGACGACTCCGGCAATCCTAAAACAGACGGTAGCGGCTTCGGTACTCCGAGTGTAAGTTCCTGGGTATTCGGTATAAACATGACTTTGTAA
- a CDS encoding FAD:protein FMN transferase translates to MPDIFRQLNADNGVLYTWYEAMHTRIDLILCDRSENHCHETAQQIKQEIARLEKIADRFNPDSELYLLNRTACLHPVVVSEELFHILSDCFNLYERTCQCFDITVQSTIQQEDRAGCVIMDQNQQTVYFSKQGITLDLCGYIKGYALDKIRTILKEQSIQDALISLGTSSVLAVGNHPAGKGWMVNEVLLTDEVLTTSGNNRTDRQHIRHPRSGEFITGLKEISVITPTGAEGEALSTALFAATPAEQSCILTNFPQKYVTTCNCCTNNHDKH, encoded by the coding sequence ATGCCTGATATATTCCGACAACTGAATGCCGATAACGGCGTACTATACACATGGTATGAGGCTATGCACACACGCATCGACCTCATACTGTGTGATCGGTCGGAAAACCATTGTCATGAGACCGCCCAACAGATCAAACAGGAAATAGCCCGGCTGGAAAAGATAGCCGACCGCTTCAACCCTGACAGCGAACTATACCTCCTTAACCGGACAGCCTGCCTCCATCCGGTTGTTGTAAGTGAAGAGCTTTTCCATATTCTATCCGATTGTTTTAATTTATACGAACGAACCTGCCAGTGCTTCGACATCACAGTCCAGTCGACAATACAGCAGGAAGACAGGGCCGGTTGCGTCATTATGGATCAGAACCAGCAAACCGTTTACTTCAGCAAGCAGGGTATCACTCTCGACTTATGCGGATATATCAAAGGATATGCATTGGATAAAATCCGGACGATACTGAAAGAACAATCTATACAAGACGCATTAATCAGCCTCGGAACCAGCTCCGTACTTGCTGTCGGTAATCATCCGGCAGGAAAAGGCTGGATGGTAAATGAGGTACTGCTTACCGATGAGGTACTGACCACCTCAGGCAATAACCGTACCGACCGGCAACACATCCGCCACCCCCGCAGCGGAGAATTTATAACAGGACTGAAAGAAATATCCGTCATTACCCCGACTGGAGCAGAAGGCGAAGCGCTATCGACCGCCCTGTTTGCCGCCACTCCGGCAGAGCAATCATGCATACTCACAAACTTTCCCCAAAAATACGTAACTACCTGCAATTGCTGTACGAACAATCATGATAAACACTAA